The Burkholderiales bacterium genome has a window encoding:
- the secY gene encoding preprotein translocase subunit SecY produces MATNSSLLASGKLGDLKRRLLFLLGALIVFRIGSFIPVPGIDQMQLAELFKSQKGGILDMFNMFSGGALSRFSIFALGIMPYISASIIMQLMTVVSPTLEALKKEGEAGRRKITQYTRYGTLGLALFQSLGIAIALESQQRLVVDPGLLFRLTAMVTLTTGTLFLMWLGEQITERGIGNGISLIIFAGIAAGFPHAIGGTLELARTGAFSIPVVLFIFATVVLVTAFVCFVERGQRKILVNYAKRQVGRKVYGGQTSHLPLKINMSGVIPPIFASSIILFPATAVGWFGQSEGMAWLRNIANTLHPGQPIYAILYATAIIFFCYFYTALVFNPKETADNLKKSGAFVPGIRPGEQTARYIERIMMRLTLTGSIYVTLVCLLPEALIVWKNVPFYFGGTSLLIIVVVTMDFMAQVQAYIMSHQYESLLKKANFKGGSGGVFPTR; encoded by the coding sequence TTGGCGACCAACAGCTCACTGCTCGCATCCGGAAAGCTCGGCGACCTCAAGCGCCGCCTGCTGTTCCTGCTGGGCGCGCTGATCGTGTTCCGCATCGGGTCTTTCATCCCGGTGCCGGGCATCGACCAGATGCAGCTCGCCGAGCTCTTCAAATCGCAGAAGGGCGGCATCCTGGACATGTTCAACATGTTCTCGGGAGGCGCGCTCTCGCGGTTCTCCATCTTCGCGCTGGGCATCATGCCCTACATCTCGGCGTCGATCATCATGCAGCTCATGACGGTCGTGTCGCCGACGCTGGAAGCGCTGAAGAAGGAGGGCGAGGCAGGGCGCAGGAAGATCACCCAGTACACGCGCTACGGCACCCTGGGGCTCGCGCTGTTTCAGTCGCTGGGCATCGCGATCGCGCTCGAATCGCAGCAGCGGCTGGTGGTCGACCCGGGCCTGCTGTTCCGCCTCACGGCGATGGTGACGCTGACGACCGGCACGCTGTTCCTGATGTGGCTCGGCGAGCAGATCACCGAACGCGGCATCGGCAACGGCATCTCGCTCATCATCTTCGCCGGCATTGCCGCGGGCTTCCCGCACGCGATCGGCGGCACGCTGGAGCTCGCGCGCACCGGGGCGTTCTCGATCCCCGTGGTGCTGTTCATCTTCGCGACCGTGGTGCTGGTCACCGCGTTCGTGTGCTTCGTCGAGCGCGGGCAGCGGAAGATCCTGGTGAATTACGCGAAGCGACAGGTGGGGCGTAAGGTCTACGGCGGCCAGACTTCGCATCTGCCGCTGAAGATCAACATGTCCGGGGTGATCCCGCCGATCTTCGCCTCGTCGATCATCCTGTTCCCGGCGACCGCGGTGGGCTGGTTCGGGCAGTCCGAAGGTATGGCGTGGCTGCGCAACATCGCGAACACCCTGCATCCCGGGCAGCCGATCTACGCGATCCTGTACGCCACGGCGATCATCTTCTTCTGCTACTTCTACACCGCGCTGGTCTTCAATCCGAAGGAGACCGCGGACAACCTGAAGAAGAGCGGGGCGTTCGTGCCGGGCATCCGGCCGGGCGAGCAGACCGCCCGCTACATCGAGCGCATCATGATGCGGCTCACCCTGACGGGTTCGATCTACGTGACGCTGGTGTGCCTGCTGCCCGAGGCGCTGATCGTCTGGAAGAACGTGCCCTTCTACTTCGGCGGCACGAGCCTGCTGATCATCGTCGTGGTGACGATGGACTTCATGGCGCAGGTGCAGGCGTACATCATGTCGCACCAGTACGAGAGCCTGCTGAAGAAGGCGAATTTCAAGGGCGGCAGCGGCGGCGTGTTCCCGACACGGTAA
- the rplO gene encoding 50S ribosomal protein L15, with amino-acid sequence MELNNLKPAAGAKHAKRRVGRGIGSGLGKTAGRGHKGQKARAGGFHKVGFEGGQMPLQRRLPKRGFVSFAADDKAEVRLGDLAKVDGDVIDLAALKKAGVVPHLATRAKVILSGEISRKVAVKGLGVTKGARAAIEAAGGSIEAPAEKAPAGKLQKKPAAQPEAK; translated from the coding sequence ATGGAACTGAACAATCTCAAGCCCGCAGCGGGCGCCAAGCACGCCAAGCGACGCGTCGGACGCGGCATCGGCAGCGGCCTCGGCAAGACCGCGGGTCGCGGCCACAAGGGCCAGAAGGCGCGTGCCGGCGGCTTTCACAAAGTCGGTTTCGAAGGCGGTCAGATGCCGCTGCAGCGCCGCCTGCCGAAGCGCGGATTCGTTTCGTTCGCTGCGGACGACAAGGCCGAAGTGCGGCTCGGCGATCTGGCGAAGGTCGACGGCGACGTCATCGACCTCGCCGCGCTGAAGAAGGCGGGCGTCGTCCCGCACCTCGCGACGCGCGCGAAAGTGATCCTGTCGGGCGAGATCTCGCGCAAGGTCGCGGTCAAGGGTCTGGGCGTCACCAAGGGCGCGCGCGCCGCGATCGAAGCCGCGGGCGGCAGCATCGAAGCCCCGGCCGAGAAAGCGCCGGCCGGCAAGCTCCAGAAGAAGCCGGCGGCCCAGCCGGAGGCTAAGTAA
- the rpmD gene encoding 50S ribosomal protein L30 translates to MAEGKKIKVTLVKSLIGTKPEHRQCVRGLGLRRRMSSAEVLDTPANRGMINKVSYLLKVEG, encoded by the coding sequence ATGGCCGAAGGCAAGAAGATCAAAGTCACGCTGGTGAAGAGTCTCATCGGCACCAAGCCCGAGCATCGACAGTGCGTGCGCGGCCTCGGCCTGCGCCGCCGCATGAGCAGCGCCGAAGTGCTCGACACGCCGGCGAACCGCGGCATGATCAACAAGGTTTCCTACCTCCTAAAGGTGGAAGGCTAA